One segment of Yersinia kristensenii DNA contains the following:
- the metE gene encoding 5-methyltetrahydropteroyltriglutamate--homocysteine S-methyltransferase, which yields MTILNHTLGFPRVGLKRELKKAQESYWAGNSTQEELLNVGRELRARHWQQQQQAGVDLVPVGDFAWYDHVLTTSLLLGNVPERHQNADGSIDLDTLFRIGRGRAPTGTPAAAAEMTKWFNTNYHYMVPEFQQGQQFKLGWTQLLDEVDEALALGHKIKPVLLGPVTYLWLGKVKGEHFDRLSLLKDILPVYQQVLAELANRGIEWVQIDEPALVLELPQEWLDAYQPAYQALQGQVKLLLTTYFDSIGHNLDTIRDLPVQGLHVDVVAGQDDITDLNAKLPKEWLLSLGVINGRNVWRADLSHWFERLQPLVNSRPLWLGSSCSLLHSPIDLSEETRLDTEVKSWFAFALQKCAELALLTQALNAPTEAKLAELAAYSAPIRARRASSRVHNAQVEQRLAAITAQDIERQLPYEARAAAQRKRFNLPAWPTTTIGSFPQTTEIRGLRLDFKQGRLDGKNYRTGISEHIKQAIAEQERLGLDVLVHGEAERNDMVEYFGEHLDGFVFTQNGWVQSYGSRCVKPPVIIGDISRPEAITVEWAKYAQSLTDKPVKGMLTGPVTILCWSFPREDVSRETIAKQIALALRDEVEDLEKAGIGIIQIDEPALREGLPLRRADWQAYLQWAVDAFKLNAAIAQNDTQIHTHMCYCEFNDIMDSIAALDADVITIETSRSDMELLESFEDFAYPNEIGPGVYDIHSPNVPSVEWIEALLRKAAQRIPAERLWVNPDCGLKTRGWPETRQALANMVLAAQRLREEQA from the coding sequence ATGACAATTTTAAATCACACACTGGGTTTTCCGCGTGTAGGTCTGAAACGTGAACTGAAAAAAGCACAAGAAAGTTACTGGGCAGGCAACTCCACGCAAGAAGAATTGCTCAATGTGGGTCGTGAATTGCGCGCCCGCCATTGGCAACAGCAACAGCAAGCTGGCGTTGATTTAGTGCCAGTCGGTGATTTTGCCTGGTATGACCATGTCCTGACCACCAGTTTGCTGCTGGGTAATGTCCCTGAGCGCCATCAGAATGCTGACGGTTCGATTGATTTAGATACCTTATTCCGTATTGGCCGTGGCCGTGCACCCACCGGGACACCAGCGGCGGCGGCAGAAATGACCAAATGGTTTAACACCAACTATCACTACATGGTGCCAGAGTTCCAACAGGGCCAGCAGTTCAAGCTGGGTTGGACTCAACTGTTGGATGAAGTGGACGAAGCGCTGGCATTAGGCCACAAAATCAAGCCGGTACTGCTTGGCCCGGTCACTTATTTGTGGCTGGGTAAAGTGAAAGGCGAGCACTTTGACCGCCTTTCATTGCTGAAAGACATCCTACCGGTTTACCAGCAAGTGTTGGCTGAATTGGCCAACCGCGGTATCGAGTGGGTACAAATTGACGAACCGGCACTGGTGCTGGAATTGCCACAAGAGTGGTTGGATGCTTACCAACCGGCTTATCAGGCGCTACAAGGTCAGGTGAAATTGTTACTGACCACCTATTTCGACAGCATTGGCCATAACCTGGACACCATTCGCGATCTGCCAGTGCAAGGTCTGCATGTTGATGTCGTTGCTGGTCAGGATGATATTACTGACCTGAATGCAAAACTGCCAAAAGAGTGGTTGTTATCACTGGGTGTAATTAATGGCCGTAACGTATGGCGTGCAGACTTGAGCCACTGGTTCGAGCGCTTGCAACCACTGGTGAATAGTCGCCCGTTGTGGCTGGGTAGCTCTTGCTCCTTATTACACAGCCCAATTGATTTAAGTGAAGAAACTCGCCTTGATACAGAAGTCAAAAGCTGGTTTGCTTTTGCCCTGCAAAAATGTGCCGAGTTGGCGCTGCTAACACAAGCACTGAATGCCCCCACTGAAGCTAAACTGGCTGAGTTGGCAGCTTATAGCGCACCAATCCGTGCTCGCCGTGCTTCCAGCCGTGTGCATAACGCGCAAGTAGAACAGCGTTTGGCGGCCATCACTGCGCAAGATATTGAACGCCAACTGCCTTATGAAGCGCGTGCAGCTGCGCAGCGTAAGCGTTTTAATTTGCCAGCCTGGCCGACCACCACCATTGGTTCATTCCCACAAACCACTGAAATTCGTGGTTTACGTTTGGACTTCAAGCAAGGCCGTTTGGATGGCAAAAACTACCGCACCGGTATTAGCGAGCATATCAAGCAAGCTATTGCCGAACAGGAGCGTTTGGGCCTGGACGTGCTGGTGCATGGTGAAGCTGAACGTAATGATATGGTTGAATATTTTGGCGAGCATCTGGACGGTTTTGTCTTTACGCAAAATGGTTGGGTGCAGAGCTACGGTTCACGTTGTGTTAAGCCGCCGGTGATTATTGGTGATATCAGCCGCCCTGAAGCTATTACCGTTGAGTGGGCTAAATATGCTCAATCTCTGACGGACAAGCCGGTAAAAGGCATGTTGACTGGGCCAGTGACTATCCTGTGCTGGTCATTCCCGCGCGAAGATGTCAGCCGTGAAACCATTGCTAAACAAATTGCATTAGCACTGCGTGATGAAGTGGAAGACTTGGAAAAAGCCGGTATTGGTATCATCCAGATTGATGAGCCAGCGCTGCGCGAAGGCCTGCCGCTGCGCCGTGCGGACTGGCAAGCTTATCTACAGTGGGCGGTTGATGCTTTTAAATTGAATGCTGCGATTGCACAAAATGATACTCAGATTCATACCCATATGTGTTATTGCGAGTTCAATGACATCATGGATTCCATTGCTGCGCTGGATGCGGATGTGATTACCATAGAAACTTCCCGTTCAGATATGGAACTGTTGGAATCATTTGAAGATTTCGCTTATCCGAATGAAATTGGGCCCGGTGTTTATGACATTCACTCACCGAATGTGCCAAGTGTGGAATGGATTGAAGCTCTATTGCGCAAAGCGGCTCAGCGTATCCCAGCGGAACGTCTGTGGGTTAACCCGGACTGTGGTTTGAAAACTCGTGGTTGGCCGGAAACTCGCCAGGCACTGGCAAACATGGTTCTGGCGGCGCAACGTCTGCGTGAAGAACAGGCCTGA
- the metR gene encoding HTH-type transcriptional regulator MetR: MIELKHLRTLQALRNTGSLAAAATQLHQTQSALSHQFSDLEQRLGFRLFVRKSQPLRFTTQGEILLQLAEQVLPQIKQALQTCNEPHQTALRIAIECHSCIQWLTPALDNFHKNWPQVSMDFKSGVTFDPQPALQQGELDLVLTSDILPRSGLHYSPMFDFEVRLVLAPDHPLANKARIEPEDLAQEVLMIYPVQRQRLDVWRHFLQPAGISPSLKNVDNTLLLIQMVSARMGIAALPHWVVESFERQGLVVTKTLGNGLWSRLYAAVRDGEQRQPVTEAFIRSARQHACDHLPFVKNAERSNGGAPITKPLSQLPQ; encoded by the coding sequence ATGATCGAACTGAAACACTTACGCACCCTACAAGCTTTGCGTAATACCGGCTCCCTGGCGGCGGCGGCAACACAGCTTCATCAGACCCAATCGGCCTTATCCCACCAATTCAGTGATTTGGAACAGCGCCTGGGTTTTCGTCTGTTTGTGCGTAAAAGCCAGCCGTTACGTTTCACGACTCAAGGTGAGATCCTGTTACAACTGGCGGAACAAGTGTTGCCACAAATCAAGCAAGCGCTGCAAACCTGCAACGAACCACACCAAACCGCGCTGCGTATCGCCATCGAATGCCATAGCTGTATTCAGTGGCTCACACCGGCGCTGGATAATTTCCACAAAAACTGGCCGCAAGTATCGATGGATTTCAAATCAGGCGTGACATTCGATCCTCAGCCGGCCTTGCAGCAAGGAGAGCTGGATTTAGTACTCACATCTGATATTTTGCCGCGCAGTGGCCTGCACTATTCGCCGATGTTTGATTTTGAAGTGCGCCTGGTGCTGGCTCCCGACCACCCATTGGCCAATAAAGCCCGTATTGAGCCGGAAGATTTGGCGCAAGAAGTGTTGATGATTTACCCGGTACAGCGCCAACGGTTAGATGTCTGGCGGCATTTCCTGCAACCGGCGGGGATCAGTCCCTCACTGAAAAATGTCGATAACACCTTACTGCTCATTCAAATGGTTTCAGCACGGATGGGGATCGCCGCCCTACCACACTGGGTGGTCGAGAGCTTCGAACGTCAGGGATTAGTGGTTACAAAAACACTGGGAAATGGTTTGTGGAGCCGGTTATACGCCGCTGTCCGTGATGGAGAGCAGCGCCAACCGGTTACTGAAGCTTTTATTCGTTCGGCCCGGCAACACGCTTGCGATCATCTGCCGTTTGTAAAGAATGCGGAGCGATCCAACGGCGGTGCACCCATAACGAAGCCATTATCACAATTGCCCCAATGA
- a CDS encoding carboxylate/amino acid/amine transporter gives MFLLIITTILWAFSFSLIGEYLAGQVDSWFSVLMRVGLAALVFLPFLRWRNIHWRVILLYMVVGAIQLGIMYLFVFRAYLYLSVPEFLLFTVMTPLYVTLIYDVLRRQRLRWGYALSALLAVVGAAIIRYDHLSEHFWWGLILVQAANICFAIGQVGYKRLMEVHPIPQHVAFSWFYVGALVVAVIAWFIFGNPQKLPTTSLQWGVLVWLGVGASALGYFMWNYGATQVDAGTLGIMNNVHVPAGLLVNLAIWQEKPHWPSFIIGAIVIMASLWVHRRWIAPHSLQTADDRKRVAGPNE, from the coding sequence GTGTTTTTACTGATTATCACCACCATCTTATGGGCTTTTTCTTTTAGCCTGATTGGCGAATATCTGGCCGGCCAGGTGGATAGCTGGTTCTCTGTGCTAATGCGGGTCGGGCTGGCGGCGCTGGTCTTTTTGCCATTCCTGCGTTGGCGCAATATTCACTGGCGGGTGATTTTATTGTATATGGTGGTGGGTGCAATTCAGTTAGGAATCATGTACTTGTTTGTCTTCCGTGCCTATCTCTACCTGAGTGTGCCGGAGTTCCTGCTATTCACCGTAATGACCCCACTGTATGTCACATTAATCTATGATGTATTGCGGCGTCAGCGCTTGCGGTGGGGCTATGCCCTGAGTGCTTTGCTGGCGGTGGTCGGGGCGGCAATCATTCGTTATGACCATTTAAGCGAACATTTTTGGTGGGGATTGATATTGGTTCAGGCGGCTAATATCTGTTTTGCCATCGGACAAGTGGGTTACAAAAGGCTGATGGAAGTGCACCCGATCCCGCAGCATGTGGCTTTTTCATGGTTTTATGTCGGCGCTCTGGTCGTCGCCGTCATCGCCTGGTTTATTTTCGGCAATCCACAAAAACTGCCGACCACCTCATTGCAGTGGGGGGTGTTGGTGTGGCTCGGTGTCGGCGCTTCTGCTTTGGGCTACTTCATGTGGAACTATGGCGCGACACAAGTGGATGCTGGCACCTTGGGTATCATGAATAACGTGCATGTTCCGGCTGGGCTACTGGTGAATCTGGCCATTTGGCAAGAGAAACCCCATTGGCCCAGCTTTATCATTGGGGCAATTGTGATAATGGCTTCGTTATGGGTGCACCGCCGTTGGATCGCTCCGCATTCTTTACAAACGGCAGATGATCGCAAGCGTGTTGCCGGGCCGAACGAATAA
- a CDS encoding AEC family transporter gives MPAFVISLWHQIVLSSPLFVLLALGYCLVRFGQWPSTITDGLTRFVFSLALPAMLFRMMCDFSERPAVDARLLIAFFGSCLVVFIIGRIVASRVFHLDGVSGSVFALGGIFSNNVMLGLPIATLMLGEKSIPAVALVLVFNGLILWTLVTISVEWARNGSPTLAGFAKTARSVLTNPLIIGIISGTLFSLTGLQLPQFIDQPVTMLGQVAPPLSLIVLGMGLAEYRVSEGWQISSAICFLKLIVQPMVIWALAWAMDLPVLETQVVVLLGSMATGVNVYLMSRQFNVLTGPAAASLVMSTILAAVTTPLILTIIGVGMP, from the coding sequence ATGCCCGCCTTTGTTATTTCGCTCTGGCACCAGATTGTCTTGTCTTCACCGCTGTTTGTTCTACTCGCACTGGGCTACTGTTTGGTGCGATTTGGTCAGTGGCCGTCCACGATTACTGATGGTTTGACCCGCTTTGTGTTCTCCCTCGCGTTACCTGCCATGCTGTTTCGCATGATGTGCGATTTCTCCGAACGCCCGGCGGTTGATGCTCGCTTACTGATTGCCTTTTTTGGCAGTTGCCTGGTGGTATTTATCATCGGGCGCATTGTGGCCAGCCGAGTATTTCATCTGGATGGCGTGTCCGGCTCGGTGTTTGCCCTCGGCGGGATTTTTTCCAATAATGTGATGTTGGGGCTGCCCATTGCCACCCTTATGCTGGGGGAGAAATCTATCCCGGCAGTGGCGCTGGTCTTGGTGTTTAACGGACTGATTTTGTGGACATTAGTGACCATTTCAGTGGAGTGGGCGCGCAATGGTTCGCCGACATTAGCCGGGTTTGCCAAGACAGCCCGCAGCGTGCTGACCAACCCATTGATTATAGGTATTATTTCCGGCACATTATTCAGCCTGACCGGTTTGCAATTGCCGCAATTTATCGACCAACCGGTCACTATGCTGGGGCAGGTGGCTCCGCCGCTGTCATTGATTGTGCTAGGAATGGGGCTGGCGGAATACCGCGTGAGTGAGGGCTGGCAAATCAGCAGTGCGATCTGTTTTCTTAAGCTGATAGTGCAGCCGATGGTGATATGGGCGCTGGCGTGGGCGATGGATTTACCGGTGCTGGAAACACAGGTGGTGGTATTGCTTGGGTCAATGGCAACTGGCGTAAATGTTTATCTGATGTCACGTCAATTTAATGTGCTAACCGGCCCTGCCGCCGCCAGTTTAGTGATGTCGACGATTTTGGCCGCAGTCACCACCCCATTGATTCTGACCATTATTGGCGTCGGAATGCCTTAA
- the ugpQ gene encoding glycerophosphodiester phosphodiesterase encodes MSKNWPYPTLVAHRGGGSLAPENTLAAIDVGARHGHKMIEFDAKLSQDGQIFLLHDDTLERTSNGWGVAGDLPWEKLIQLDAGDWYSPAFQGERLPLLSEVAARCAQYGMAANIEIKPTIGVEIPTGRAIALAARLLWQGQAIPPLLSSFSFDALAAAQQAAPELPRGLLLDKWDDNWLAMTRELDCVSLHINHKQLTAERVALLKAAGLRILVYTVNQPARAQELLSWGVDCICTDRIDLIYPRP; translated from the coding sequence ATGAGTAAAAACTGGCCTTATCCTACCCTTGTTGCCCATCGCGGCGGCGGCTCATTAGCACCCGAAAATACCTTGGCAGCAATTGATGTGGGCGCGCGTCACGGCCACAAAATGATTGAGTTTGATGCCAAGTTATCGCAAGACGGCCAGATATTCCTACTGCATGACGACACACTGGAGCGAACCAGCAATGGCTGGGGTGTGGCTGGAGATTTACCCTGGGAAAAGCTGATTCAGCTGGATGCCGGTGACTGGTACAGCCCGGCATTTCAGGGGGAGCGCTTGCCTCTGCTCTCTGAGGTGGCGGCTCGCTGTGCCCAGTACGGCATGGCGGCGAATATTGAAATTAAACCGACCATCGGGGTTGAAATCCCCACCGGCCGTGCCATTGCTTTGGCGGCGCGCCTATTGTGGCAAGGTCAGGCGATTCCGCCCTTGTTATCGTCATTTTCGTTTGATGCATTAGCCGCAGCACAGCAAGCTGCACCTGAGCTGCCGCGCGGTTTATTACTGGATAAATGGGATGACAACTGGCTGGCAATGACCCGCGAGTTGGATTGCGTCTCTTTGCACATCAATCACAAACAACTGACCGCCGAGCGGGTGGCGTTACTCAAAGCCGCTGGGCTGCGTATTTTAGTGTATACCGTCAACCAACCGGCGCGGGCGCAGGAATTGTTAAGTTGGGGCGTTGATTGTATCTGTACTGACCGTATAGATTTAATATATCCTCGTCCTTGA
- a CDS encoding sn-glycerol-3-phosphate import ATP-binding protein UgpC, producing the protein MACLKLQAVTKSYDGVTPVIKQIDLDVADGEFIVMVGPSGCGKSTLLRMVAGLERTTGGDIYIDNQRVTDLEPKDRGIAMVFQNYALYPHMSVFDNMAYGLKIRGFGKEQIRQRVDEAARILELGPLLKRKPRELSGGQRQRVAMGRAIVREPAVFLFDEPLSNLDAKLRVQMRLELQQLHRRLKTTSLYVTHDQVEAMTLAQRVIVMNKGVAEQIGTPSEVYQRPATLFVASFIGSPAMNLLAGTVSPDGRAFILSDGMTLPLEVPRPQWADRRLTLGIRPEHIQQRVSQQKTSAQSVPLALLTLELLGADNLAHGLWGGQSLIARLSHEEMPAVGSVLHLYLPPAALHFFDSESGLRMES; encoded by the coding sequence ATGGCATGTTTAAAGCTTCAAGCAGTAACCAAATCTTATGACGGTGTGACGCCGGTGATAAAGCAGATTGATTTAGATGTCGCGGATGGCGAGTTTATCGTGATGGTCGGCCCATCCGGTTGTGGCAAATCGACATTGCTGCGTATGGTCGCGGGGCTTGAACGCACCACCGGCGGCGATATTTATATTGATAATCAGCGGGTAACTGATCTGGAACCCAAAGATCGCGGCATCGCCATGGTGTTTCAGAACTATGCGCTATATCCCCATATGAGTGTGTTTGACAATATGGCCTATGGCCTGAAAATTCGCGGTTTTGGCAAAGAACAGATCCGCCAGCGCGTCGATGAGGCCGCCCGAATTCTGGAGCTAGGCCCGCTATTGAAGCGCAAGCCGCGCGAACTATCCGGCGGTCAGCGCCAACGAGTGGCGATGGGCCGCGCCATTGTGCGCGAACCGGCGGTGTTTCTATTCGACGAGCCACTGTCCAATTTGGATGCCAAGTTACGAGTGCAGATGCGCCTTGAACTGCAACAACTACATCGGCGGTTAAAAACCACCAGTTTATATGTCACTCATGATCAGGTTGAGGCTATGACGCTGGCGCAGCGGGTGATTGTGATGAACAAAGGTGTGGCGGAGCAAATTGGCACACCAAGTGAAGTCTATCAGCGGCCCGCGACTCTGTTTGTCGCCAGTTTTATCGGCTCACCGGCGATGAACCTGCTAGCCGGAACTGTCAGTCCGGATGGGCGCGCCTTTATTTTATCTGATGGTATGACCCTGCCGCTGGAAGTACCACGGCCGCAATGGGCCGATCGGCGCTTGACCCTGGGTATCCGTCCGGAGCATATTCAGCAAAGGGTATCTCAGCAAAAAACCTCAGCGCAGAGTGTGCCGCTGGCTTTATTAACACTCGAATTATTGGGCGCGGATAATTTGGCCCATGGTTTGTGGGGCGGTCAGAGTCTTATCGCCCGTTTATCCCATGAAGAAATGCCCGCGGTGGGCAGTGTGTTGCACTTGTATCTGCCGCCTGCGGCGTTGCACTTTTTTGATTCAGAAAGCGGACTACGGATGGAATCATGA
- the ugpE gene encoding sn-glycerol-3-phosphate ABC transporter permease UgpE, which translates to MIENRRGLDIFCHVMLIIGVLLILFPLYVAFVAASLDDTQVFQVPMTLIPGPHLWQNISHIWHTGVGNNSAPFGLMLFNSFVMAFAITVGKITVSMLSAYAIVYFRFPLRNLFFWLIFLTLMLPVEVRIFPTIQVIANLDMLDSYTGLTLPLMASATATFLFRQFFMTLPDELLEAARIDGAGAMRFFWDIVLPLSKTNLAALFVITFIYGWNQYLWPILITSDASMGTAVAGIRSMISSSGAPTQWNQVMAAMILTLIPPVAVVLLMQRWFVRGLVDSEK; encoded by the coding sequence ATGATTGAGAATCGCCGTGGGCTGGATATCTTTTGCCATGTCATGCTGATTATCGGCGTGCTATTGATCCTGTTCCCGTTGTATGTGGCTTTTGTCGCGGCGTCTCTGGATGACACTCAGGTGTTTCAGGTGCCCATGACCCTGATCCCTGGGCCGCATTTATGGCAAAACATCAGCCATATTTGGCATACCGGTGTGGGCAATAACAGCGCCCCCTTTGGGCTGATGCTGTTTAACAGCTTTGTGATGGCGTTTGCGATTACCGTCGGCAAAATCACGGTCTCGATGCTGTCTGCTTATGCCATCGTTTACTTCCGCTTTCCGCTGCGCAATCTGTTTTTCTGGTTGATTTTTCTGACCTTAATGCTGCCGGTGGAAGTGCGCATTTTCCCGACTATTCAAGTGATTGCCAACCTGGATATGCTGGACAGCTACACCGGCCTGACTCTGCCGCTGATGGCGTCCGCTACCGCAACCTTCTTATTCCGCCAGTTCTTCATGACCTTGCCGGATGAGTTATTGGAAGCCGCTCGTATTGATGGCGCAGGGGCCATGCGCTTCTTCTGGGACATTGTCTTGCCGCTGTCCAAAACCAATTTGGCGGCTCTGTTTGTTATCACTTTTATCTATGGTTGGAACCAATATCTCTGGCCAATCCTGATTACCAGTGATGCTTCAATGGGCACGGCGGTGGCGGGAATAAGAAGCATGATTTCCAGCTCGGGCGCTCCAACCCAGTGGAATCAGGTGATGGCAGCAATGATTTTGACATTAATTCCACCGGTCGCGGTGGTCCTTCTGATGCAGCGCTGGTTTGTTCGCGGCCTGGTAGACAGTGAGAAGTAA
- the ugpA gene encoding sn-glycerol-3-phosphate ABC transporter permease UgpA, with protein sequence MSSSRPGFSCSWLPYLLVLPQLAITAVFFLWPAGEALWYSVQMLDPFGLSSQFVGLSNFIALFHDEYYLASFYTTLIFSGLVAGIGLVVSLFLAAMVDYVLRGSRIYQTLMILPYAVAPAVAAVLWIFLFNPGLGLITHFLATLGYNWNHAQNSGQAMFLVVLASVWKQISYNFLFFLAALQSIPRSLVEAAAIDGAGPVRRFFNLVLPLISPVSFFLLVVNLVYAFFDTFPVIDAATGGGPVQATTTLIYKIYREGFTGLDLSSSAAQSVVLMLLVIGLTVIQFRFVERKVRYQ encoded by the coding sequence ATGTCATCTTCCCGTCCCGGTTTTTCCTGTAGTTGGTTACCTTACCTGTTGGTATTACCGCAACTGGCCATTACCGCTGTTTTCTTCTTATGGCCGGCGGGTGAAGCGCTGTGGTATTCGGTGCAGATGCTGGACCCATTCGGCCTCTCCAGCCAGTTTGTCGGGTTGAGTAACTTTATTGCGCTGTTTCACGATGAATACTATTTGGCCTCGTTTTATACCACGCTCATTTTCAGCGGTCTGGTGGCGGGTATCGGTCTGGTGGTGTCGCTATTTCTGGCGGCGATGGTGGATTACGTGTTACGTGGCAGCCGCATCTATCAAACTTTAATGATTTTACCTTATGCCGTGGCCCCTGCTGTGGCCGCAGTATTGTGGATATTTTTGTTCAATCCGGGGCTGGGATTGATAACCCATTTCCTTGCCACACTGGGCTACAACTGGAACCACGCACAAAATAGTGGGCAGGCGATGTTCTTGGTGGTGCTGGCTTCGGTGTGGAAACAAATCAGTTATAACTTCTTATTTTTCCTTGCGGCACTGCAATCTATCCCGCGCTCATTGGTTGAGGCGGCGGCTATTGATGGGGCGGGGCCGGTGCGCCGTTTCTTCAATTTGGTGTTACCGCTGATTTCACCGGTGAGCTTCTTCCTGCTGGTGGTGAATTTGGTTTATGCCTTCTTCGACACTTTCCCTGTGATTGATGCGGCGACTGGCGGCGGCCCGGTACAGGCGACTACCACCCTGATTTATAAAATTTACCGTGAAGGCTTTACCGGGTTGGATTTATCCAGTTCAGCGGCTCAGTCAGTTGTGCTGATGTTGCTGGTGATTGGTTTGACGGTTATCCAGTTCCGCTTTGTTGAGCGTAAGGTGCGTTACCAATGA